A single window of Acanthopagrus latus isolate v.2019 chromosome 1, fAcaLat1.1, whole genome shotgun sequence DNA harbors:
- the srp68 gene encoding signal recognition particle subunit SRP68 yields MAGDKQNEAKVSPTDENKENQSDGGLGLEILQIIKESQQQHGLRHGDYQRYRGYCSRRLRRLRKTLGFRMGNRHKFIGKKITVEMLSDSRYLLLVLMEAERAWSYAMQLKQEANTEPRKRFHLLARLRKAAKHSEKLEKLCESHRVDAKTKLEAQAYTAYLTGMVEFELQEWKPAMEAFNKCKTIYEKLASAFTEEMAALYRQRVDEISPNIRYCAYNIGDQNAINDLMQMRLTGGGGGMMAEKLESLITQARTKQAATMSEVEWRGRSVPVKIDKARIFLLGLGDNEAAIAQASNEETKEHLYETLLAECRDTIQAVKEELKSEAKQRERGSEGDSGKVSNLQFLHSYLTYIKLCTLVKRNESMAHTLQAKLKEPEADENKRGPRPQDLIRLYDIILQSLAELSTLQGLEDDHTFQKEVSLKILVYKAYRCFFIAQSYVLVKKWSEALVLYERVLKYAKEVQSKAKNLNNSLKDLPDVQELIAEVNAEKYSLQAAAILDTDETAEVPSQQQVKDNRPLCDRLETFRLDSTLVGKQPNLVQFPPDFQPIPCKPLFFDLALNHVAFPPLDDKVEQKGKGGLTGYIKGIFGFGS; encoded by the exons ATGGCCGGAGACAAGCAAAACGAAGCTAAAGTTTCCCCCACggatgaaaataaagaaaatcaatctGATGGAGGACTTGGACTGGAAA TTTTGCAAATAATCAAAGagtcccagcagcagcatggacTCAGGCACGGAGACTACCAGAGATACAG GGGCTACTGCTCCCGCAGACTGCGTCGCCTGCGCAAGACTCTTGGCTTCAGGATGGGAAACCGACATAAGTTTATTGGGAAGAAGATAACAGTCGAAATGCTTTCCGACAGCAG GTATCTGTTGCTGGTTTTGATGGAGGCTGAGCGTGCATGGAGTTATGCCATGCAGCTGAAGCAGGAAGCCAACACAGAGCCACGGAAGCGATTCCACCTGCTGGCACGACTACGCAAGGCTGCCAAGCACAGCGAGAAGCTGGAGAAACTCTGTGAGAGCCACCGTGTCGATGCAAAGACAAAACTTGAGGCTCAG GCCTACACAGCATACTTGACTGGTATGGTGGAGTTTGAACTGCAGGAGTGGAAGCCTGCCATGGAGGCCTTCAACAAGTGCAA GACCATCTATGAGAAGCTGGCCAGTGCGTTCACTGAGGAGATGGCTGCTCTGTACCGTCAGCGTGTGGATGAGATCTCACCCAACATCCGCTATTGTGCTTACAACATTG GTGATCAAAATGCCATTAATGACTTGATGCAGATGAGACTgactggtggaggaggaggcatgATGGCTGAGAAACTAGAG TCCCTGATCACTCAGGCAAGAACCAAGCAGGCTGCCACCATGAGTGAGGTGGAGTGGCGAGGACGCTCTGTGCCTGTCAAGATTGACAAGGCTCGCATCTTCCTGTTGGGTCTGGGAGACAATGAGGCCGCTATCGCTCAG GCATCTAATGAGGAGACCAAAGAGCATCTGTATGAGACTCTGCTGGCTGAGTGCAGAGACACCATCCAGGCCGTGAAAGAGGAACTGAAGAGTGAGGCG AAGCAAAGAGAGAGGGGCTCTGAGGGGGACAGCGGAAAGGTGTCCAACCTGCAGTTCCTGCACAG TTACCTGACCTACATCAAGCTGTGTACGCTGGTGAAGAGGAACGAGAGCATGGCCCACACTCTGCAGGCTAAACTGAAGGAACCTGAAGCCGACGAGAACAAGAGAGGACCCCGCCCACAGGATCTCATCCGTCTCTATGATATCATCCTGCAG AGTCTGGCTGAGCTCTCCACCCTGCAGGGTCTGGAGGATGACCACACTTTCCAGAAGGAGGTGTCCCTCAAGATCCTGGTCTACAAGGCCTACAG GTGTTTCTTCATAGCCCAGTCTTACGTGCTGGTGAAGAAGTGGAGTGAGGCTTTGGTGCTGTATGAGAGGGTGCTGAAATATGCCAAGGAGGTCCAGTCTAAGGCCAAGAACCTCAACAACAGCCTCAAG GATCTCCCTGACGTTCAGGAACTCATCGCTGAGGTCAACGCTGAGAAATACTCCCTTCAAGCTGCTGCTATCTTAG acacCGATGAGACCGCTGAAGTtccctctcagcagcaggtgaaagaCAACAGG CCCCTCTGCGACCGCCTGGAAACCTTCCGCCTCGACTCCACCCTCGTAGGAAAACAGCCCAATCTGGTTCAGTTCCCTCCCGACTTCCAGCCGATCCCCTGCAAGCCCCTGTTCTTCGACCTTGCTCTCAATCATGTGGCCTTCCCACCCCTGGACGACAAGGTGGAGCAGAAGGGCAAGGGAGGTCTCACCGGCTACATCAAGGGCATTTTTGGCTTTGGCAGCTAA